The following DNA comes from Verrucomicrobiia bacterium.
TCCAGCCGGACAGCCAGATTCCCGGTGACGGCCTGCGAATAGAACCCCAGTGCCCCGCTGCGGAAATCGTCCTGGAAATAAGGCTTTCCTTTCACCGAGACCTGGCGGTCCAGATTCATCAGCATGAGGCGCGTCAGCGGAGAAGAAGACGTGGTCACGGACAGCAAATCGCCCTGCGTGCGAGCCAGGAGGGCGAGCCAGCGGACCGCAAGCTGAGGAATTTTCAGCTGGCGCAGCGGCGAATCCGCGTTCAGCGCGGAATACGGATGGAACATGTCGACCCACAGGGTTTGACGGGAACGGCGGAACGTAAAATCGCCGAGCAGCGTACCGTCCACCGAAAGCGCCACGTTATGCGAAATTTCCGGCCGGCCGAGCGAAGAGGTTTTGTAAATTTTCATGTCGAGCGTTTTGCCCTGCGGCAGAAAACCCTTCAGGCTCAGAGCAAGAGACTTTCCGAGTTCGTCACTCCGCAGATAATCGAAAAAGCCCGCATCCAGGCCATATTCGTCCAGCAGCGCCCCCTGCTCGCGCAGTTCGCTTTTCGCGGCCGCGGGAACCTCAGGCGAAAGGCGGAGCGCAGGAAGATTCCGGGGATCGGCAAAATCCTGCGAGAGCGCGGCGGCCGTGACTTGGGGGACGGAGACAAGGCCTTCGAGCGCCTGAAGGACCGCGGGGCCGTCAAGCGTTCCCTTCTCCTGCAGCCCGCGCGCCTTGTCCGCGAAGCCGTCGATGTTGGCAAGCCAGGCATCACGCACGCGTTCGCGTCTGTCCGCGGCAAGCTCGTCGAAGAAGCGGGTATACCGGCGCGCGTCCTCGATGCGGCCCGCCTCCGCGAGGTCGCGGAGAAGCTGATCGCGCCAGGGCTTGAGAAGTTTTCCATTCTCCGCCTTTAACAGCTCGTCGCGCAGCCCGCGCACAAAGGCGTCGTAAAGATTGACCTTCCCGTTTTCGATCCGGAAGTAAGAACTCCATGAAACCTTGCCCTGCATCTGATCCAGATAGGCATTGTCTTCCGGCAGCTCTTCGATCGCGGGCGTCACCAGCACATAAGACACCCCTTTGGCTTTGAGCTTGCGCGTCAGTCCTTCCGTGTGAAAGCCGCCGGCCACAATCATCATGGAATCCCGGCCGTTCTTTTGCATGAGCGCGCTCGCCCGCTCGTAAAAAACCTCGTCACGCTTTTGCGCCAGCTCGTAAAATTCCAGGTGCGGCTTCATCAGCCCCACCAGCTCGTGCATGTCCCGTTCCCCGGCAATGCCGTCCTGCGCGACGGTCCAGGATTGCACGTTCCGGATGAAGTCCCGGATCAGCGTCCAGTCGTCCTGCGTGATTTCGAGGCGGGCCAGGCGCTCGAGCGCTTCCAGTTTCCGGCCGCGGGCATCGAGCGTTCTTTCTTCCGGTGATTTGAAAAGCGATTCCTTCACGTCCTCGACGTAGCGTTCGAGGTCTGAAAACAGCTGCGTGCCCTGGATGTCTTTCATTTTTTTCTGGCGCCCGACGCGGCGCCGCAGGTCCTGGGACGCGTCCGTCCGGATCTTGTATCGGGCGGCCAGTTTTTTCAGCAGGAGCCCGAATTCCTGGGCCGGGATTTCCGAGACATTGAACTGCTGCCACGCGGCGCTGAGCGCCTGTCTGTCCTTTTCCAGTTCCGGCGACGGCGGCAGCTGGTGCAAAGCGCTCTGGATTTTCTTCGCGATCTCGCGCACTTCGATGTCGAGCGGGACCTGGCTGCCGCTCTCCTGCTGTTCTTCAAGCAGCACGGCGAGGCGCGATCCTTTTTCCGGCGGAAGCGCCTGGGCGAGGCGGGCCAGCAGGTCCAGGAGGCCGGTGTGGTTGCGTCGGAACTCTTCGAGCGCCTTGTCCACGGCGAGAAGGTCGGACGAGTAAACCGTTTCTTTTTCTTTGCGCAGGGCTTCGGAAAGGCCGCCGACCTGCGCGAGAAGCGAATCGCGGGCCGCCAGCGCTTTCAGGAATGCAGCGATGCCCTTCTCATACAAGTCCCCGTTTTCGATACCCTGGAAAATCATGCCGCGCTGCGCCGCATTTTCCGGCAGAAGCGCCGCAGCGGTCACGCCCGTAAGTTCGCCTCTCTTGCCATAAGCGCCGAGCGTTTTGCGCAGGAGCGCGGGATCGGGAAAGCTCTGAAAAATTTGCGGGTCCAGGACGCTGGCCGCGCCTTCCAGCCCCACGAGGTCGATGCCGTACGAGGACTGAAAAAAAGAAAGCGTTTTATAAATGCTGTGCTGGGCATCGGGAATGGCGTGGGCGTCCTGGATCAGGACCACGATTTCGGAGCCGGTGCCGCGGTAGATTTCTTCGATGCGGCCGGCTTTCGAGGGAAGGGTCACGGCCGTGAGATCGTGGAAAAGATTTCCGGCCGCCGGCGCCGCGGCCGCTTCCCGCGCAAAGGCCGGAGGCAGGCAAGGAATCTCCAAGGCCAGCATCGCGGCCAGCCCCAAAGCAAGCCCTTTAAAAAAAAGCCCGCCCCTGCGCTTTTTAAATCCGCCTTTCACCGTCACAAGACACACTCCTCCTAAGAAGCTTCTATAGTATAGAGTGCCACGGGACAGGCGGGACGCCTAATAGATGCTAGAAATTGATTGCCGCTTATAAATAAAGAGAAGCAAGAATGGAGAGAACGGTTTAACCGTGAAGGATTTTCTGGACCTGCGGATTGTTCGCGAGGCCGGGCTCGAGCTTGACCGCCTTTTTCATGGCCGCGACCATTTCCCCGTTCTGGCCCAGCCCGTCGTGGACGCGGGCCATGCTGATATAAACGCCGGCCTGATCGGGCACAAAATGCGTGAATGTCTGGTAAGCTTCGAGCGCTTCGGGCAGCTGATGCAGTTCTTCGTACAGGATGCCGAGCTGCAGGTAACTCGGCGGAAAGCGCGGGTAACGGCGGATCATGTCCTGCAAGGCCTCGACTTTCGCAGGCGCGTCGAGGAGGCGCAGTTTGATGTCCGTGATCTTGTTCGAGACTTCGAAATCGTGTTTTTTTGCCGCGAGCACTTTTTCCAGGAGCGGCAGCGCCTCCTGATAATGTCCCAGATCGAACTGCGTGTCGGCCAGCCCTTTCATGAAACGCGTTTCGTCCGGAGCCAGCGTGACCGCCTGGTTGAGTTCGGCCAGCGCCTTGTCGGCGTCGTTCATTTTCTTGAGCACCAGGCCTTTGTAATAATGCAGCTCCGCGCTGTCGAGCCCGCGCCCGGCCGCCTCGCTCAAATAGACCAGGGCTGAGTCCGGACGCTCCATGGAATATTCCAGGATGCCGGCCAAGAGGAAATTCTCAGCGCTGTCCGGATCGATGGCTTTGGCTTTTTCCAGCGCGCCCGCCACGTCGCGGTACATACGCTTGGACAGGAGCGAGCGCGCGACCTGCTGGTAGAAATACAGGTTCTTCGCGGGCGGCGGATCGATCTTAAACGGCGTGTAGTCGAAATTGCGAAGCGCCTCCATGAAGAGATAATTTTTATCGAGCGTCTGGCGGTACAGGTTGCGCGGCGCGGAAAATTCGAGGATGGGCTTGTTGTCGGTATGCACGCCCGCGTCTTTGGAAATCTCCCGCAGCTGCGCGTCGTCCAGGACAAAGGAACCGGCCAGCGACTCCGGCGTCTGCGTTCCATAGGGCCCGAGGTCCTGCTTGACGAGAGGAATCTCGTCGAAAGCCTTTTTGATTTTTTCCTCGTCGATGACCAGCGGATCATTCGAGCCGATCAGCATCAGGTCCGGAAAATAGGACGTCCACAGCTGCACGTGCGGAAAGCCCTGGCTGAAAGTCTTGATGATCATGGCCAGATCGCTCTGAGACATGCTGTAAGCATGCAGCCACTGGCAAGCGATGCCGCCCGGCTTGAGATGCCGGCTCATGTTCTTGAAATGCTCGAGCGAGAAAAGATTGGCGACGCCGGCCATCCACGGGTTGGACGGCTCCGATACGATCACGTCGTACGGCTCCGGCTGCACCAGGAGGAAATTGCGGCCGTCGTTGACGAACAGTTTCACGCGCGGGTCCTTGAGCACGTCGCGGTTGAGATCCGGAAAAAACGAGGACGCTTCCACGACCGCCTTTTCGAGCTCCACCGCGTGAATCTCCTTCACGGGATAAGCTGCCACCGCGGCCACGGTGGACGCGCTGCCCAGACCGATGACAAGCGCTTTTTCCGCGGGTCCGTGCAGGATCATGGGCAGATGCCCGAGCAGGTACTGGGTAAAGGCATCGCCGTTCGACGCATCCACTTTTCCGTTCACGGCAAGCGAGCGGTTGTCCTTCAGGCTCACGACCGTGACCGTGCCGCTCAGGCCGTCCTTGTAATAAATGATCTCACGCTCGCGGAACGCGCCGAAAAACTGCTGGCGCGACAGATGCACGACATCCCCCGGCTTCACGGCTGTGTCGCTGGAAATCATGGTCAGGTTCCAGGGCTTCACGAGCACGGCGGAAGCGATGAGCGCCGGAAAGAGCACGGCAAAAGGCGCGAGCCGCCTGGGCTGTAAATTCGGGCGATGCCCGAGGAACGTGATCAGACCGATCAGGCCGTTGATCGAGGCGCCGAGAAACAAGGTCTTCTGAATGCCGATGGCGGGCAGGATCCAGAATCCCGTCAAGGCCGCGCCGAAAATCGTGCCGATCGTGTTGGCGAAATACGAACCGCCCACGTCGCGGCCCAGAGAATCCGAGCTGCGGGTCACCTCGATGAAGCACGTGAACATGGCGCCGATGAAAAGCGTGGGCAGCATCATGATGCGCGAGCATAGGATGAACCTTCCGAATTCCATGGCGAGCGGATTGTCGTGCGCCCAGGCATAGGTCCGCACGAACGCGTACGGCATTTCGTTGAACTGGTTGATGCCCCAGAAGA
Coding sequences within:
- a CDS encoding fused MFS/spermidine synthase, coding for MTVKTSAGVSARDSQLKKTILACFFISGICGLVYQVAWLRVLSLVFGNTTFATSTILSSYMAGLGLGALYFGNRIETSQKHPVRLYALLEGGVGVYAFLSPLLWKLIEWGAVGFYRTFEPSYLVFNIFKFVLAFAALFLPTFLMGGTLPLISQYFVRDREDTGRYVGLLYGLNTLGAVIGVLVSGFYAIYFIGVWQTVLLAGAMNLIIYAALKDFAAGETYAPPPAASAAGTGIPARSAWKQVLLILFGFSGAVSMMYELAWTRVLAIVLGSAVYSFTVMLATFLLGIALGSWIFSQVSKKINGDLALFSAMQVLTAVSVFWGINQFNEMPYAFVRTYAWAHDNPLAMEFGRFILCSRIMMLPTLFIGAMFTCFIEVTRSSDSLGRDVGGSYFANTIGTIFGAALTGFWILPAIGIQKTLFLGASINGLIGLITFLGHRPNLQPRRLAPFAVLFPALIASAVLVKPWNLTMISSDTAVKPGDVVHLSRQQFFGAFREREIIYYKDGLSGTVTVVSLKDNRSLAVNGKVDASNGDAFTQYLLGHLPMILHGPAEKALVIGLGSASTVAAVAAYPVKEIHAVELEKAVVEASSFFPDLNRDVLKDPRVKLFVNDGRNFLLVQPEPYDVIVSEPSNPWMAGVANLFSLEHFKNMSRHLKPGGIACQWLHAYSMSQSDLAMIIKTFSQGFPHVQLWTSYFPDLMLIGSNDPLVIDEEKIKKAFDEIPLVKQDLGPYGTQTPESLAGSFVLDDAQLREISKDAGVHTDNKPILEFSAPRNLYRQTLDKNYLFMEALRNFDYTPFKIDPPPAKNLYFYQQVARSLLSKRMYRDVAGALEKAKAIDPDSAENFLLAGILEYSMERPDSALVYLSEAAGRGLDSAELHYYKGLVLKKMNDADKALAELNQAVTLAPDETRFMKGLADTQFDLGHYQEALPLLEKVLAAKKHDFEVSNKITDIKLRLLDAPAKVEALQDMIRRYPRFPPSYLQLGILYEELHQLPEALEAYQTFTHFVPDQAGVYISMARVHDGLGQNGEMVAAMKKAVKLEPGLANNPQVQKILHG